Proteins from a single region of Negativicutes bacterium:
- a CDS encoding heme NO-binding domain-containing protein: MKGTIVGAWISTSQKLWGEELTLNAMTKVGIATDKIFLPTEEVPDNIPKALIQEIAKSIGKSEGDTWKAIGQDNIATFSKLYPAFFRNENLYAFLAAMYDIHVEVVKRLPGAKPPELLMKIVSEDEAVFTYRSKRAMFDYFQGMLSGAATFYKEKIDITVIEKTTDYMAIKIKFPQNIRRKKVFSFNKTLKFAKDLATKTAISATVMSLVLNLILSSGGINIPWWSALLTGVVVFISAKLVNRPLTCIAEEIDSLMEHRYFDTLSIVTGDEVETIINKINAYKKIVKTEFTGFKGTGDEMNRYGENFNDLAEKMRDTSNEISGVVNDVAMAATSQAQETTEAVGILNGNLNTLKQVVNEQINNNKQLETAVEEINSGFREVQATSNNLSNSMKKFEDVKTSAENLQTQATKINEITVMVADIARQTNLLALNAAIEAARAGEQGRGFAVVAEEVRKLAEESHNHSERISSDLKVLINIISDVVHSVEEEFAVLAEESIQLTKVVSNNNKHIENVHYVSSNIVEMISKLENEMNGIQQVYGKIESLAAISEENSAASEEVSAAVATYNIKLQDMMDKIGEFKKLTQNFTEDINKYRT; encoded by the coding sequence GAAGAAGTTCCGGATAATATCCCAAAGGCGTTAATTCAGGAAATTGCCAAAAGTATAGGGAAATCGGAAGGTGACACTTGGAAGGCTATTGGACAAGACAATATTGCTACTTTCTCCAAACTTTATCCGGCTTTTTTCCGTAACGAAAACTTATATGCGTTCTTAGCGGCAATGTATGATATTCATGTAGAAGTTGTGAAAAGATTGCCAGGAGCAAAACCGCCGGAGCTATTGATGAAAATAGTTTCCGAAGATGAAGCGGTGTTCACTTATCGTTCTAAGCGGGCAATGTTTGATTATTTTCAAGGAATGTTATCAGGAGCGGCTACTTTTTATAAAGAAAAAATTGACATTACGGTTATTGAAAAGACTACTGACTATATGGCAATAAAAATTAAATTCCCACAAAATATTAGGAGAAAGAAAGTATTTTCTTTTAATAAAACCTTAAAGTTTGCTAAAGACTTGGCTACAAAAACTGCCATTAGTGCCACTGTTATGAGTTTAGTGCTTAATTTAATTCTGAGCAGTGGGGGAATTAATATTCCTTGGTGGTCAGCACTTCTAACTGGGGTAGTAGTCTTTATTAGTGCTAAACTTGTTAATCGTCCGTTAACTTGTATTGCTGAAGAAATTGACAGCTTAATGGAACATCGTTACTTTGATACATTAAGCATTGTTACTGGTGATGAAGTTGAAACTATTATTAACAAAATTAATGCTTATAAAAAAATTGTTAAAACTGAATTTACCGGTTTTAAAGGAACTGGCGATGAAATGAATCGTTATGGTGAAAACTTTAATGATTTAGCAGAAAAAATGCGAGATACTTCTAATGAAATTTCCGGTGTAGTCAACGATGTTGCTATGGCGGCAACAAGTCAAGCTCAAGAGACTACTGAGGCTGTAGGAATACTAAATGGAAATTTGAATACTTTAAAACAGGTTGTTAATGAACAGATTAATAATAATAAACAATTAGAAACAGCGGTGGAAGAGATTAATAGTGGATTCCGTGAAGTTCAAGCCACTAGTAATAACTTAAGTAATAGCATGAAGAAATTTGAAGATGTGAAAACATCAGCGGAAAACTTACAAACTCAAGCGACGAAAATCAACGAGATTACAGTGATGGTAGCTGATATTGCCAGACAAACTAATTTACTGGCTCTCAATGCAGCGATTGAAGCAGCTAGAGCCGGGGAACAAGGTCGCGGTTTTGCAGTTGTAGCGGAAGAAGTTAGAAAGTTAGCGGAAGAGTCGCATAATCATTCTGAGAGAATTTCAAGTGACTTAAAGGTGTTAATTAATATTATCAGTGATGTTGTGCATTCGGTAGAAGAAGAGTTTGCAGTTTTAGCCGAGGAAAGTATTCAGTTAACGAAGGTTGTTAGCAATAATAATAAGCATATTGAAAATGTGCATTATGTATCATCTAATATTGTTGAAATGATTAGTAAGTTGGAAAATGAGATGAATGGCATTCAACAAGTTTATGGTAAAATTGAATCGTTGGCCGCTATTTCCGAAGAAAATTCAGCAGCTAGTGAAGAGGTTAGTGCCGCTGTTGCAACCTATAATATTAAATTACAAGATATGATGGATAAAATTGGTGAGTTCAAAAAATTAACGCAAAACTTTACTGAAGACATTAATAAATATCGTACATAA